The genome window GGCTCGggtgtcgacgacgtcctTCAGGCGTTTGGGAGCTCGTTGTCGGCCGACGATGTCAAGTACATCCGCAGAGCCAACGGTGACGCGAAGCTCTAGTGGAAAGTGGTGAACAGGTACAATTTGTAGGTCATAGGATCAATCAGCAGCATGTGTTTCAAGCAGATGGCGGAGCGTGGCGGAGAGGCGTCTCACAACTGCCCGTGTACTAATCTGTCAGGTCTGTTCGTTCGAAGCAGGACTTTGCAAGTCCGACAACTGTCCGCCTTCTACACTCAGATACAGCAATGTTCAAATATTCTTCGTCCAAGTACAATTAATGATTCCTATTCACAACTACTGGTCTGCCATGACCCCCCGCTTTACCCAAGACACCCCGCATCTCCATCAGACGCCATCACCTCAGTGATGCGGCATGACACTCGACTCAACGTACTTCCAGTAGGACTTGCGCGAGCGTTTGCGGAACGTCTTGCCCCACTTGACCATGATAAGGAAGCTGAGGATGACGGCCATGCACGCAAATGCTGCCGTGATGAAAGTGTTCTGCAGGCCAATGTTGAGCCATGGCGTAATTGCGTACCCGATGCCGAAGCTGAGAGAATTGCGAATAATCATGACGGTGAGCAGTGCCTCGCCGCTCAAGTCCTTGTACGAGTCGGTGGTGTAGTTGATGGGAATACTCCCCATTGGCGGGTTGCAGAAACCGATGAGGAACGAGCCGACAATCAATCCGAACCAGTGGATGTGGCgggccgcgccgacgccccACAAAATAAGGGCGGTCGGCATGAGTAATGCCATAAGCACCAGCAGCCAGAGGCGGTCCTCGGGCTCGCGGATACCGTTCTTGCGCTTGGTCTGCCAAAGAAGGAACTTGTGGTCGGCAAATCCGCAGTATccgatggcgaggatggcacCAAGCGTCGGAGCGAGGTAGGACAGGCCGACCTTGGAAGCCGTGAAGCCGTAGTTCTGCGTCCAGAGCATGGATGCCGTTGCGTTGAGGACATTGTACCACACCAGCGAGGAGCCGTAGAGTAGACCACTCCACACGACGACAGGGTAGCGGAAGTACAGGAAGGGCCGGTAGGCCATTGCGAGCATGGTCTTGTTGCTGGCGTAGCGTTCACGGTACAGGGCGATTTTCTTGGAATAGCTCCACTCGGTGCCCACGAGGGTGCGCTGGCTGTCGTTGGCGACAGTGACGTTGACGGtcgtctcgccctccttgtccttgtcacTGTGGCGTGACTCGGCGTCGTTtgcgacagcgacagcgacagcggcAGCGTCGTTCTTCTCGCTAAGCTCGGACGTCCCGCGGTTGTAGTTTGTTTCCTCcatgaagaagaagagaaggatgacgaggagaccgGCAATCATTGCACTGATCCAGAACACCCATTCCCACCCGAGGTTGTCGTTGGCGTACCCAGCCCACACTGGAGCGAGGTAGTTACTCGCCGTCAAGCATACAGTGTACACGCCCATGTAGAAGCCACGTTCGTGTGCGTAGAACTGCTATCAGAAAAGTTTCAAGTTGCAAGGGGGAACTTTAAAACTTACGAGGTCGGTAATGCCCACTTCGACGAGCATCTCAATCGGGGCACCAAAGAACCCCTGGATGATCTTGTTGGCGTACCATGTCCCCTCGTTGGTGATGTATACCTGCCAGACCAgcatgccgaggagggcgatCGAGGAGACGAGGAACATCGGCCGCTTGCCGAAagtgagggcgaggggcTGGGTGACGAGACCGCCGAACCCGAGCAGAAGGAACATGTATCCCGTGCCGGCGTTGAGGGCGGCCAGACTGATTCCCTTGACCTCGGACAGCGGCACGAGGACAGAGTAAACCGAGCATGCGCCGAAGCCCCATAGCCAAGTATATGCCATGAGCATCCAGAATGCGAGCTGCTTGCGTTTCCAGCTCCAGTTGAGGGGGTCGTTGACGTCATTACTGGGTGTGGGATGGAGCACAATCTCCTggtcgccctcctcgacgaggaggagcgagcCTGGGATAGGGAGATCGTCGACGTTGGTGGACATGGTCCCAAGTGGGGTTGGCATTCATGTCAGAGCATCAGTTTATACGTTGATTTCCATCTCTGGGGCTGGTTGAGGCAGCGCCACAACGCTTGTTGGAGTAGCATCACGATGATGGATGCCGACGCCGGCAAAGTGTTTCCCATGCGTATTGGGCCTGGACTATCAAGCCGGAGATGGGCGATGCGGTGGGGATCACATCAGCTCGGCAGCTTGTAACGGGCAGCTGACCAAATGTAGTGGGCCGTTGCGATTGTATGCGACCGGGGCCAGGGCGATTAGGTTATGTCTCAGAGATTGCGCCTGGTAATTAAGCCCAACATACCCCTGGACCTCTGTCATTGGATTTACCGGTGGGTCAACCGCAATCGCTTATCGTTTAGTCTGCCTCGATGGTGTCCGCCAACTCGCTGTCGCCGCCCATTGTCCGCTGCGGCGCGAGAGCGGTGTCGCAGCTGACCTCTGCATAGCCTTATTTAGACGAGTTCTGTATcagctgatgtcagctgcgGGAGGAAAAACACTGGGTAAAGCCATACGTTCGTTCATCAGGCAGAGTGGTCGGCCCCATTTGCAGTCGCGCTAACAGCCACTGACGGGCTGAATCTCACTCCGCATAACACACTCGAGATTATCAGACTTGGCATATCGCGGCTTTTCTTCTGCCGAGTTTTTTTGCGAGCTGTAGCGCTGAAATCAGCAGCGATAGACTGATAACGCGACGTTGCTCACGTCAGGCTCACATGAGCCGTGACAAACCCAAGCGTGTCAAGCTGATATGGCAGAACACAATCCTCACTTGGCCGGGCTTGACAGGCGTTCGATCTCAGGAATGCGGTCACACCGGCTGACAGGCGTTCGATCTCAGGAATGCGGTCACACCGGCCCCGACCGGAACAGCCTGGACCGCCAAGAATGTGGCCAGAACACCAAGCAACACTCACGTCACCCAAGCATTCTCTGGTTGCTCCAAGAGCCAAAAGATGACCTCTGGCGGGATCGaaccgccgacctcatGCGTAACTCGACACAGCCGACGACTGGTGCTCGTGTTAAGCATGCGCTCTAACCAGCTGAGCTAAGTGGCCTGGGATGCTTGTGGAAAGCGGTTTCCTCCTCCGCTGAGTTCCGAGAGGATTGCAGATCCGGTAACCGCGGCTGGGACGTTGTTCGGAGTCATGAGGGCCACTGAGGGTAACGTGAGAGAAGAGTGAGGCACAGGTGGTCGGACAAGGTGGTTTGACTCGTGTCGTGGAGCACCCCTGGGTGGGTGTCCAATCCGCTCCGACCAATGTAAAGTCTGCTTCAGGAATGGAGGCTAAGCTGCAGCGGATAATCTGGAGGGACACCTGTGAGCCTGGCAAACATCCTCCATCACCAACGCCGCCAACAACAAACGCACTGGCCAACTAGCAAAAGCTTTCCGTGCACAGGAAGTGAATCCTGCtggtcctcgccgcgatTCGAACGCGGGGCCACTCCCATAGCTAGACCCTAAGAGAGTATGATAACCACTACACCACGAGGACGGGTGGTTTCTGTTTTTTAGCGCGTTGAGCGTGATGTTGTGCAGGCCTTAAACGTTCTGGAAAGCGGCCAAGTGCTCTGCGAATGCATCAGTGACGTCCCGAATGTCATATGGAACGTGGGGAGCCGCAGAGCACTTCGATCGCTAGTCGTGTGCGATGTCTGTTCGGTTCGATTGGGGGTAAGCGAAGTGGTTGGGTGTGTGGAGCGAGTGCAGTGACTGCATATGTGGACGTTAGCATCTGTTATAATGAGCGGCGTTAGCCAACCTGCCCTGTATGTGATGCCATATCCTGTCCACTACGAAGTCTGCGGCGTACCATGCCTATCCACAACCTTCATGagctcctcatcgaggAAATGTATCCCGACGATCCCTGTCTGTCGACCAGCCCACCAGCGGTCTGCAGTCTCCTGTGCCCAACCCGCCTGTGGCAGCATATCGAGTCCCACAGGGCGACTTTCTCTCTGGCTCCTCCCTTCTCCGGCCTGCGACACCTTTCCCCCCTCATTGCCCACCTTGCCTCCAGCCGCAGCCACACCGCGTTCGTACACGGCCAGAGCGCGCTCGACAAAGGGCCGCCACGAGTACTTGCGCTTGAAGTGGTTGACGAGATGCACCTGCCACTGCGGCGCCCATGACTCCTTTTTATCTCCGTATGGAGAGGAAGTGCCGGCGCCCACATCGTCAATGACGTACGCGTTCATCCAGGAACGGTGCATCTCGATGAACGCGTTGGCAAATGTCTCGTTGCGCCGCAAGGTGAGACCGATCCAGTGTTGGTCCGAGATCAATGGACTTGTGTTGGTGTCCGACCAATCGAGTACAGTCTCGACAAACTCCAGGGCTAGGGGAGACACGCGGATGGCAAACACACCCGCGTTGATGCCGTTGGGGTCCACCCCGAAGGCGAAATGCGCGTTGAGggatggtggtgggaggaggacgtgtAATGGTACAGCGGGATCCGAGACGATGGAATCTGCATCCGAGTAACTGGGTGTCAGTCTTCTGAGCCGGGCTGAAAATTGACAAGTGCTTCCCGGAGAGGGCGACGCACAGCTCCGACCCAGCGCAAGTCAAGTACTCACACAATCCATTCCGCCGGCTGTTTGGCGCTTAATTCGCGGGCAAGAACACGCCGCAGCACGTGCTCCTTGTTCAGACATCCCCGCGGGCCGTCCTCTACGTAGCTGTGCGAATCCCCAGAGTAGCGGTATCCCCACGCCTTGGCGTAAAGGGCGTGgctggcgcgcgaggcgacTGCAAGCGAGCCTTTTGGGATATGCTGGACGATGATAACAGGGTGTTTGGCCGCTGGTGCTCTGTTAGCGAGGAGCCTCCGGCTCGCGCTAATCGCCTTGAAGCCGTGCCATTCTGCGTAGAACGgcgaggtgaggaagatggtgaggatgacgcCCGCACCGATCAGCAGCCCGACAAGGTGGCGCGAGCGGAAGCGCATGATGTGAGGTCGCCAGCCCCACCGACAATCTGGAGGTCCTGAGCGTGCTGAGCGGAGATGTTTGGTGAAAGGGGAGAGTGGTGgagagaggaaggtgggcGGACGGGACGGTGTTTCAACGACGTACCCAGGGCCATGGCGGAATGGATAGGCGTGCACATGGTCCGTACAACCACCCAGGGGCGGCTGATGACTTTCAACTACAAAAACTCCCTCAGCGGCAAACTTGGCAAGTGTCTTTCTTCAACAATGCAGACAACTGGGTCGGAAGACAACTGGGTCGGAACCTTGGGGCTGTATTGCAGATTAGGCAGGGATTCGTACCCCACCTCACCCGACCGGAGACTCACCGAAAGTCCACGACACGGCCTTTGACACCGCGTTGTCGGACGCGGATCTCTCCCTGGCCATCGCATGGGACATACgaacctccacctcatccaAGCCACGTGACATCTTTGAGGAAGCATCCTCCGGCCCATTCCTTGCTATGGCCGTCACAAGAGGCTCCCACTTGACTGCTCGCTACCTCGCTGGCTCGTGCGACCTTTGACATTTTCAAGGCCTCTAAACGAATGGTACTCTGATGGTGGGATTTCTGCCATGTTGACTGGCAACAACAGCGGCGGAACGTGTCCATCCTTCCGCCCAGCCCTCATGGCCGCCAACGGGTTCTCGCGTGTCCGACTTGGAGCGCTCTCCGCCTCAATTCCCGCTTCCCGTTGCACGATTGCCTGCGTATTAGGCCGGGTGCTGCCATGAGGGCTGAGGGCTGAGATGGGCGATGACTTAAGAAGATGCGCGGCGTGCCCAATCTCGGCCTCTTCAAATGGGCACGGGCCACCGGGCCGTTTTGCTGCGAACCAAGCGCCCTGGCCCCCGCATGCCCTCGCTCCACCCCACCTGGGTCCTAGAAACCCTAGATATCACGACGCTTGGCCATATCGCCATATTGGTGTTTGCTGGCGCGAGTCGGGGCTGGAGAGGTCGAGAGGTCGAGATGTCGAGAGATCGAAAACCAAGACAACAAGCACGTATGAGATCTCCACGTATGCAGATCTGGCCTGTCTCGCGTCAGCCGGTTGGCCCTAGGCCCTATGGGCTTTGCATGCATGTGATGGCGTGGGGGACGGCGTTGCGGCCGACGGCTTGGCATGACTTGTGGACTGGACAAGA of Cutaneotrichosporon cavernicola HIS019 DNA, chromosome: 4 contains these proteins:
- a CDS encoding uncharacterized protein (Major Facilitator Superfamily), which gives rise to MSTNVDDLPIPGSLLLVEEGDQEIVLHPTPSNDVNDPLNWSWKRKQLAFWMLMAYTWLWGFGACSVYSVLVPLSEVKGISLAALNAGTGYMFLLLGFGGLVTQPLALTFGKRPMFLVSSIALLGMLVWQVYITNEGTWYANKIIQGFFGAPIEMLVEVGITDLFYAHERGFYMGVYTVCLTASNYLAPVWAGYANDNLGWEWVFWISAMIAGLLVILLFFFMEETNYNRGTSELSEKNDAAAVAVAVANDAESRHSDKDKEGETTVNVTVANDSQRTLVGTEWSYSKKIALYRERYASNKTMLAMAYRPFLYFRYPVVVWSGLLYGSSLVWYNVLNATASMLWTQNYGFTASKVGLSYLAPTLGAILAIGYCGFADHKFLLWQTKRKNGIREPEDRLWLLVLMALLMPTALILWGVGAARHIHWFGLIVGSFLIGFCNPPMGSIPINYTTDSYKDLSGEALLTVMIIRNSLSFGIGYAITPWLNIGLQNTFITAAFACMAVILSFLIMVKWGKTFRKRSRKSYWKYVESSVMPHH
- a CDS encoding uncharacterized protein (galactosyl transferase GMA12/MNN10 family) — translated: MRFRSRHLVGLLIGAGVILTIFLTSPFYAEWHGFKAISASRRLLANRAPAAKHPVIIVQHIPKGSLAVASRASHALYAKAWGYRYSGDSHSYVEDGPRGCLNKEHVLRRVLARELSAKQPAEWIVYSDADSIVSDPAVPLHVLLPPPSLNAHFAFGVDPNGINAGVFAIRVSPLALEFVETVLDWSDTNTSPLISDQHWIGLTLRRNETFANAFIEMHRSWMNAYVIDDVGAGTSSPYGDKKESWAPQWQVHLVNHFKRKYSWRPFVERALAVYERGVAAAGGKVGNEGGKVSQAGEGRSQRESRPVGLDMLPQAGWAQETADRWWAGRQTGIVGIHFLDEELMKVVDRHGQSLHSLHTPNHFAYPQSNRTDIAHD